A single genomic interval of Helianthus annuus cultivar XRQ/B chromosome 13, HanXRQr2.0-SUNRISE, whole genome shotgun sequence harbors:
- the LOC110898227 gene encoding probable carboxylesterase 15 — protein sequence MFHWLSLHFHTLIFLHFLLLLILQKTQMASLPHVVEDLGGVIQIFSDGSIRRHKLNDFIIMSVVKADNSVTWKDYCYNKLHDLYLRIYKPIPTTTTKLPVIYYLHGGGFCVGAFERAKYHNFCLRVSEALHVIVVAPNLRLAPEHRLPAAMDDALVALKWLQELATRTNPNGGQTFDDMWVGDHDVVDGFDFDRFCIFGDSSGGNIAHHLAVRLGPGSLELTPVKVRGYVMLTPFFGGMERTKSEEGLPEKALNVDVLDTFWRMALPVGKTLDHPFANPFGPESPSLELVKLDPILLVVGGDEIMKDRVKLYAEELKKLQKTIHYVEIEGKQHGFLTNEPYSDVSDSVFNLIKDFVFKHFG from the exons ATGTTTCATTGGCTATCTCTTCACTTTCACACCCTCATTTTTCTTCATTTCCTACTTCTACTCATCCTTCAAAAAACACAAATGGCTTCTCTTCCTCATGTTGTTGAAGATTTGGGAGGTGTTATACAGATCTTTAGCGACGGTTCTATTCGTCGTCACAAACTCAATGACTTCATTATTATGTCAGTCGTCAAAGCCGATAATTCTGTCACATGGAAAGATTATTGCTATAACAAACTACATGACCTCTACCTTCGTATCTACAAACCCATACCCACAACCACCACCAAACTTCCGGTTATTTACTACCTCCACGGTGGTGGGTTCTGCGTTGGGGCGTTCGAGCGGGCCAAGTACCACAACTTTTGTCTTAGAGTCTCGGAAGCCCTACATGTCATTGTTGTGGCTCCTAACTTACGTCTAGCACCAGAACATAGGCTTCCGGCTGCGATGGACGACGCTTTGGTGGCGCTGAAGTGGCTACAAGAGCTGGCTACACGTACAAACCCTAATGGTGGTCAAACATTTGATGATATGTGGGTTGGTGATCATGATGTGGTTGATGGCTTTGACTTTGATAGGTTTTGCATATTTGGAGACTCTTCAGGTGGGAACATAGCACACCACTTGGCTGTTCGGCTGGGGCCCGGCTCGCTGGAGTTGACTCCGGTTAAGGTACGAGGGTATGTGATGTTGACGCCATTCTTTGGCGGGATGGAGAGGACGAAGTCGGAGGAAGGGTTGCCAGAAAAAGCCTTAAACGTTGACGTTCTTGACAC GTTTTGGAGAATGGCATTGCCGGTTGGAAAGACGCTAGATCACCCATTTGCTAACCCATTTGGGCCTGAAAGCCCAAGTCTTGAGCTAGTTAAGCTTGACCCAATACTCTTAGTTGTTGGAGGGGATGAAATTATGAAGGATAGGGTCAAATTATATGCCGAGGAGTTAAAAAAGCTACAAAAAACAATACATTACGTTGAAATTGAAGGCAAACAACATGGGTTCTTGACTAATGAGCCGTATTCGGATGTTTCAGATTCGGTTTTCAATCTAATCAAGGATTTCGTGTTTAAGCACTTCGGTTAA